The following proteins are co-located in the Salvelinus sp. IW2-2015 linkage group LG36, ASM291031v2, whole genome shotgun sequence genome:
- the LOC111959761 gene encoding ADP-ribosylation factor-like protein 4C has product MGNSFSNISAFQSLHIVMLGLDSAGKTTVLYRLXFNEFVNTVPTIGFNTEKIKLSNGTAKGISCHFWDVGGQEKLRPLWKSYSRCTDGIIYVVDSVXVDRLEEAKTELHKVTKFAENQGTPLLVIANKQDLPKSLPVADIEKQLALHELTPSTAYHVQPCCAIIGEGLHEGMDKLYEMIVKRRKSLKQKKKR; this is encoded by the coding sequence ATGGGCAACAGTTTCTCCAACATATCTGCTTTCCAATCACTACACATTGTGATGCTGGGTTTGGATTCCGCTGGCAAAACGACTGTTCTTTATCGTCTGYAATTCAACGAATTCGTAAACACTGTGCCAACAATTGGATTCAACACTGAGAAAATCAAACTGAGTAATGGTACCGCGAAGGGGATCAGTTGTCACTTCTGGGACGTCGGAGGRCAGGAGAAGCTGCGGCCCCTGTGGAAATCCTACAGTCGGTGCACGGACGGCATCATTTATGTGGTGGACTCAGTGMACGTTGACCGGTTGGAGGAGGCCAAAACAGAACTGCATAAAGTCACAAAATTCGCAGAGAACCAGGGGACACCTCTTCTGGTGATAGCCAACAAGCAGGACCTGCCCAAATCTCTTCCAGTCGCAGACATTGAAAAACAGCTGGCTCTCCACGAGCTCACTCCATCCACKGCATACCACGTCCAACCTTGCTGTGCTATAATTGGCGAGGGACTTCACGAGGGTATGGACAAACTATATGAGATGATAGTAAAGCGGAGAAAATCTTTAAAGCAAAAGAAGAAACGATAA